The following coding sequences lie in one Myxococcus xanthus genomic window:
- a CDS encoding sigma-70 family RNA polymerase sigma factor — translation MANSTKYAAEGLSHYLRNLGGHQQLTREQEYELARRARKGDESARQTLASSNLAFVVAVAKKFANRGARLDDLIQEGNVGLMKAIEHFDPKKNVRFATYAVWWIRAYITRYLKDNRSQVRGGEAERGSMVDFSLDATIDEDGETTFLDRLEDNSPSPQQVFLSHEQDTEIQEALAKVRKRIGDLGWDILTERLTQDKPLTLEELGQRWGVSRERVRQVELKTKNFLERYLQAFNENEEHLGEQAADAA, via the coding sequence ATGGCCAATTCGACGAAGTACGCAGCGGAAGGCCTGTCGCACTACCTTCGGAACCTGGGCGGGCACCAGCAGCTGACGCGTGAGCAGGAGTACGAGCTTGCGCGCCGCGCCCGCAAGGGTGACGAGTCCGCGCGGCAGACGCTTGCCAGCTCCAATCTGGCCTTCGTTGTCGCCGTGGCGAAGAAGTTCGCCAATCGCGGCGCGCGACTGGATGACCTCATCCAGGAGGGCAACGTCGGTCTCATGAAGGCGATCGAGCACTTCGATCCAAAGAAGAACGTGCGCTTCGCCACCTATGCGGTGTGGTGGATTCGCGCCTACATCACCCGGTACCTGAAGGACAACCGCAGCCAGGTACGCGGTGGTGAGGCCGAGCGCGGCAGCATGGTGGACTTCTCGCTGGACGCCACCATCGACGAGGACGGCGAGACGACCTTCCTCGACCGGCTGGAGGACAACAGCCCTTCGCCTCAGCAGGTGTTCCTGTCGCACGAGCAGGACACGGAGATTCAGGAGGCGCTCGCCAAGGTGCGCAAGCGCATTGGTGACCTGGGCTGGGACATCCTCACGGAGCGGCTGACGCAGGACAAGCCGCTGACGCTGGAGGAGTTGGGCCAGCGGTGGGGCGTGTCGCGCGAGCGCGTGCGTCAGGTGGAGCTGAAGACGAAGAACTTCCTGGAGCGCTACCTGCAGGCGTTCAACGAGAACGAGGAGCATCTGGGCGAGCAGGCCGCCGACGCGGCGTGA
- a CDS encoding tetratricopeptide repeat protein, whose protein sequence is MRLISFALSLLLSLPAWGAEASLLSELDALYAKRGESGGEKAYEGALKTALDAAPEDYELVWRKARILQWQADGAANEKLKKVLGRQTWDWGEKAMKLNPARVEGHYYAATGIGAYSQAVGIMKALGEGLEGKFNERLDKAILIDAGYDRGAPLLAKGRYYYELPWPKRDLAKSASLYEKSIAKDPQMLRAYYFLAETLLKDGKAAKAREAIQKVKQGSIAYDPAEGRRVQEWSKKVEADIEKELR, encoded by the coding sequence ATGCGCCTGATTTCATTTGCTTTGAGCCTCCTCCTGAGCCTGCCTGCCTGGGGGGCTGAGGCCTCCCTGCTGTCCGAGCTTGACGCGCTGTACGCGAAGCGCGGCGAGTCCGGTGGGGAGAAGGCCTACGAGGGGGCCTTGAAGACGGCGCTGGACGCCGCGCCGGAGGACTACGAGCTGGTCTGGCGCAAGGCGCGCATCCTCCAGTGGCAGGCGGACGGGGCGGCCAACGAGAAGCTCAAGAAGGTGCTGGGCCGCCAGACGTGGGACTGGGGTGAGAAGGCGATGAAGCTCAACCCCGCCCGGGTGGAGGGCCACTACTACGCGGCCACCGGCATCGGCGCCTACTCCCAGGCCGTGGGCATCATGAAGGCGCTGGGCGAGGGGCTCGAGGGCAAGTTCAACGAGCGGCTCGACAAGGCCATCCTGATCGACGCGGGCTACGACCGGGGCGCGCCGCTGCTGGCCAAGGGCCGCTACTACTACGAGCTGCCCTGGCCCAAGCGCGACCTGGCGAAGTCCGCCAGCCTCTACGAAAAGTCCATCGCGAAGGACCCGCAGATGCTGCGCGCCTACTACTTCCTGGCGGAGACGCTCCTCAAGGACGGCAAGGCCGCGAAGGCTCGCGAGGCCATTCAAAAGGTGAAGCAAGGCAGCATCGCGTACGACCCCGCGGAAGGGCGGCGCGTGCAGGAGTGGTCCAAGAAGGTCGAAGCCGATATCGAGAAGGAGCTCAGATGA
- a CDS encoding AMP-dependent synthetase/ligase, translating into MRAENQVAAPATAGGDATLVQLLIQRAKNASTVGACHKKDGRWQDVTFAQFLDEVKALSAGLVAQGVKPGDRVAIFANTSLQWLICDVAISAAQAITVPIYASNTPDECRYILNHSETTLVFVDNDEKDARQAGRLTRLRQKLAECPTLRHIVAFEGPVAGGAELSLADVVAQGRTEHAARPDDFEARVAGVSMEDTASIIYTSGTTGDPKGVILTHRNWAFEAKAAQSVGMMVPSDSVMLFLPLAHVFAQVVKAAWLSMGYRLVVAESVDKLLANLVETRPSVLPSVPRVFEKVYNNVVANGSAAPGLKGRLFRWAFKLFDEYVEARSQGREYATLGFALAKKLVFSKVHAAISEKLGGNMRVFISGGAPLSPKIGYFFDLLGLKVLEGYGLTETCAGTTVNREHKIKIGSVGAPVPGMEVMIASDGEILIRGPSVMKGYYKNPEATAEAIDAENWFHTGDIGELDADNYLRITDRKKDLIVTAGGKNVAPQNLENALKTHAIISQSMVYGDKRPYLVVLITVSEEGARKLLQDQGAPVGTYAENARRPEVHAAVKAAVDQVNAQQPPYATLKRFTVLENDFSQETEELTPKLSVKRKVCTQKYKAQLDRMYEGTAVVD; encoded by the coding sequence ATGAGGGCAGAGAATCAGGTAGCGGCTCCCGCTACCGCGGGGGGGGATGCGACGCTGGTCCAACTGCTCATTCAGCGCGCGAAGAACGCGTCGACGGTGGGCGCATGCCACAAGAAGGACGGCCGCTGGCAGGACGTCACCTTCGCCCAGTTCCTGGACGAGGTGAAAGCGCTCTCCGCGGGCCTGGTTGCCCAGGGGGTGAAGCCCGGGGACCGGGTGGCGATTTTCGCGAACACCAGTCTGCAGTGGCTCATCTGCGACGTGGCCATCAGCGCCGCGCAGGCCATCACCGTCCCCATCTACGCGTCCAACACGCCGGATGAGTGCCGGTACATCCTCAACCACTCCGAGACGACGCTCGTCTTCGTGGACAACGACGAGAAGGACGCCCGGCAGGCGGGCCGGCTCACGCGCCTGCGCCAGAAGCTGGCGGAGTGTCCGACGCTCCGCCACATCGTCGCCTTCGAGGGCCCCGTCGCCGGTGGCGCCGAGCTGTCACTCGCCGACGTCGTCGCCCAGGGCCGCACCGAGCACGCCGCCCGTCCGGACGACTTCGAGGCGCGGGTGGCGGGCGTGTCCATGGAGGACACCGCCTCCATCATCTACACGTCGGGCACCACGGGTGACCCCAAGGGCGTCATCCTCACGCACCGCAACTGGGCCTTCGAGGCGAAGGCCGCCCAGTCGGTGGGGATGATGGTGCCCTCTGACTCGGTGATGCTGTTCCTGCCGCTGGCGCACGTCTTCGCGCAGGTGGTGAAGGCCGCCTGGCTGAGCATGGGTTACCGGCTCGTCGTCGCGGAGTCGGTGGACAAGCTGCTGGCCAACCTGGTGGAGACGCGTCCCTCGGTGCTGCCGTCGGTGCCGCGCGTCTTCGAGAAGGTCTACAACAACGTGGTGGCCAACGGCTCGGCGGCCCCGGGCCTCAAGGGCCGGCTCTTCCGCTGGGCCTTCAAGCTGTTCGACGAGTACGTCGAGGCACGCAGCCAGGGGCGCGAGTACGCCACCCTGGGCTTCGCGTTGGCGAAGAAGCTGGTGTTCTCCAAGGTGCACGCGGCCATCAGCGAGAAGCTGGGCGGCAACATGCGCGTGTTCATCTCCGGCGGCGCGCCCCTGTCTCCGAAGATTGGCTACTTCTTCGACCTGCTGGGCCTCAAGGTGCTGGAGGGCTACGGCCTGACGGAGACGTGCGCCGGCACCACCGTCAATCGCGAGCACAAGATCAAGATTGGCAGCGTGGGCGCGCCCGTGCCGGGCATGGAGGTGATGATTGCCTCCGACGGCGAAATCCTCATCCGAGGTCCGTCCGTCATGAAGGGGTACTACAAGAACCCCGAGGCCACGGCGGAGGCCATCGACGCGGAGAACTGGTTCCACACCGGTGACATCGGCGAGCTGGACGCGGACAACTACCTGCGCATCACCGACCGCAAGAAGGACCTCATCGTCACCGCGGGCGGGAAGAACGTGGCGCCGCAGAACCTGGAGAACGCCCTCAAGACGCACGCCATCATCAGCCAGTCCATGGTGTACGGCGACAAGCGGCCGTACCTGGTGGTGCTCATCACCGTGTCGGAGGAGGGCGCGCGCAAGCTCCTGCAGGACCAGGGTGCCCCGGTGGGCACCTACGCGGAGAACGCCCGGCGCCCGGAGGTCCATGCGGCGGTGAAGGCCGCGGTGGATCAGGTCAACGCGCAGCAGCCGCCCTACGCCACGCTCAAGCGCTTCACCGTGCTGGAGAACGACTTCAGCCAGGAGACGGAGGAGCTGACGCCCAAGCTCAGCGTGAAGCGGAAGGTCTGCACCCAGAAGTACAAGGCGCAGCTCGACCGGATGTACGAAGGCACCGCCGTGGTCGACTGA
- the tatA gene encoding twin-arginine translocase TatA/TatE family subunit, which yields MGLKGMEILLIMGVLLLLFGASRLPQLGSSLGSAIRNFKRGFGGEGEEAAAPGDKKGSGTLSSSTGVQNDVTKSQTPSGHV from the coding sequence ATGGGTTTGAAGGGAATGGAAATCCTGCTGATCATGGGGGTGCTGCTGCTCCTGTTCGGAGCGTCGCGCCTGCCACAGCTGGGCTCTTCACTGGGAAGTGCGATCCGCAACTTCAAGCGCGGCTTTGGCGGTGAGGGCGAGGAAGCGGCGGCCCCTGGGGACAAGAAGGGCTCCGGGACGCTCTCCAGCAGCACCGGCGTGCAGAACGACGTCACCAAGAGCCAGACGCCCAGCGGCCACGTCTGA
- a CDS encoding sensor histidine kinase codes for MWNVASEGELKAGDMAAPGLLLLPLGGSPRPLGRSLLEQLGLEALPSHVGSLPELMAVAGFQRRAGSGSLWERDGQVLMAGEETLEDGALLLWTSPLAWDEAGVRRRVRYLSMASHDLRGSLANVRSYAALLLNGRVPLEAKVQRGLETILRNADRSLAFSQDFFDASRADLGSLPCEPERQSLLPLLDAAVERQRAAASAAQVALVLDLNPAEAVPEVIVDGARIQHAVESFIQYQLARAQPGEVIRLGIRDFAPRVRVEVRRDGAPLTDEDAAAVFQREERAFREKRLEDPLRVYLARQEVEAHGGSVGVESDRGGSTLFLTLTQAPIAALGSPATMQA; via the coding sequence GTGTGGAACGTGGCGAGCGAGGGGGAGCTGAAAGCAGGCGACATGGCGGCACCAGGGCTTCTGCTCCTGCCTCTCGGAGGCAGCCCGCGCCCGCTCGGGCGCTCGCTGCTGGAGCAGCTGGGCCTGGAGGCGCTCCCCAGCCACGTGGGCTCCCTGCCGGAGCTCATGGCGGTGGCGGGCTTCCAGCGGCGCGCTGGTAGCGGCAGCCTCTGGGAGCGGGACGGCCAGGTGCTGATGGCGGGCGAGGAGACGCTGGAGGACGGCGCGCTGCTGCTGTGGACGTCGCCCCTGGCGTGGGACGAGGCCGGGGTGCGCCGGCGCGTGCGCTACCTGTCCATGGCGTCGCATGACCTGCGCGGCTCGCTGGCCAACGTGCGCTCGTACGCGGCCCTGCTGCTCAACGGCCGCGTGCCCCTGGAGGCCAAGGTGCAGCGCGGCCTGGAGACCATCCTCCGCAACGCGGACCGCTCGCTGGCCTTCTCCCAGGACTTCTTCGACGCCAGCCGGGCGGACCTGGGCTCCCTGCCCTGTGAGCCGGAGCGCCAGTCCCTGCTGCCCCTGCTGGACGCGGCGGTGGAGCGGCAGCGCGCCGCGGCCTCAGCGGCCCAGGTGGCGCTCGTGTTGGACCTGAATCCGGCGGAGGCGGTGCCCGAGGTCATCGTGGACGGTGCCCGCATCCAGCACGCCGTGGAGTCTTTCATTCAGTACCAGTTGGCCCGCGCCCAACCGGGTGAGGTCATCCGACTGGGCATCCGCGACTTCGCTCCCCGGGTGCGCGTGGAGGTCCGCCGGGACGGGGCGCCGCTGACGGATGAGGACGCCGCCGCCGTCTTCCAGCGCGAGGAGCGCGCCTTCCGGGAGAAGCGGCTGGAGGACCCCTTGCGCGTCTACCTGGCCCGGCAGGAGGTGGAGGCCCACGGGGGCAGCGTGGGCGTCGAGTCGGACCGAGGGGGCAGCACCCTCTTCCTCACCCTGACCCAGGCCCCCATCGCCGCGCTCGGTTCTCCAGCAACCATGCAGGCTTGA
- a CDS encoding response regulator, which yields MVLVVDDDPDILEALSEILEAEGFEIRRARNGKEALDRLEPEPPNLILLDLMMPVMDGWEFAQRMRQKPPEVARIPLIVLSADRNVGSKAADIGAVGHLAKPFELNDLLDMVRRSLNPTAASTIA from the coding sequence GTGGTCCTGGTCGTCGATGACGACCCGGACATCCTGGAGGCCCTTTCAGAGATTCTGGAAGCCGAAGGCTTCGAAATCCGCCGGGCGCGGAACGGGAAGGAGGCGTTGGACCGGCTCGAACCCGAACCGCCCAACCTCATCCTGTTGGACCTGATGATGCCGGTGATGGACGGTTGGGAGTTCGCCCAGCGGATGCGGCAGAAGCCGCCCGAGGTGGCGCGCATCCCCCTCATCGTCCTGAGCGCGGACCGCAATGTGGGCAGCAAGGCCGCCGACATTGGCGCGGTGGGGCATCTGGCCAAGCCGTTCGAACTCAACGATTTGTTGGACATGGTTCGCCGCTCGCTGAACCCCACCGCCGCGTCCACCATCGCGTGA
- a CDS encoding SCP2 sterol-binding domain-containing protein, with product MSAKDIIENQIPETLKAKPELAKEINAVIVFDVSGEGGGKWTLDATKSEGWVTEGAVDNAKMTISVSNDDFVKIREKKLNAQMAAMQGKLKFKPMDMGLAMKLAKLL from the coding sequence GTGAGCGCGAAGGACATCATCGAGAACCAGATTCCGGAGACCCTCAAGGCGAAGCCGGAGCTGGCGAAGGAAATCAACGCCGTCATCGTCTTTGACGTGTCGGGTGAGGGCGGCGGGAAGTGGACGCTGGACGCCACCAAGTCCGAGGGCTGGGTGACGGAAGGTGCGGTCGACAACGCGAAGATGACCATCTCCGTGAGCAACGACGACTTCGTGAAGATTCGCGAGAAGAAGCTCAACGCGCAGATGGCGGCCATGCAGGGCAAGCTGAAGTTCAAGCCCATGGACATGGGCCTCGCGATGAAGCTCGCGAAGCTGCTCTAA
- a CDS encoding CaiB/BaiF CoA transferase family protein translates to MSSLPLTGLRVLDLSRLLPGPYATLVLADLGATVDKVEEPDGGDYVRQMPPLRDDVSGLFYGLNRNKRSLTLNLKQPEGREALKRLVRHYDVLVESFRPGVMDKLGVGESVLRAENPRLIYCAISGYGQTGPDRLKAGHDLNYVARAGLLGYGGESGGAPAFPGVQMGDIGGGSLFALVGILAALHERERTGQGRFVDVSMTDGALAFLHMHLASRLYMGTEGAALQRGTEALNGGYACYGLYRTADDRWLAVGALEPKFFAGVCERLGRPELLEDAYAPGEPGARVKAELTRLFAEHPLAYWQERFAGSDLCIEPVAEGDDVLKDPQLQARGLFVETEDAVLGRKVTHLLTPLRMGETSLRAPPALGQHSREILEEAGFTAQELARLGH, encoded by the coding sequence ATGTCGTCGCTCCCGCTTACAGGCCTCCGCGTGCTGGACTTGTCGCGCCTGCTGCCCGGCCCCTACGCCACCCTGGTGCTGGCAGACCTGGGCGCCACCGTGGACAAGGTGGAGGAGCCGGATGGCGGGGACTATGTCCGCCAGATGCCGCCCCTGCGGGATGACGTCAGCGGCCTGTTCTACGGCCTCAACCGGAACAAGCGCTCCCTGACGCTGAACCTGAAGCAGCCCGAGGGCCGCGAGGCGCTGAAGCGGCTGGTGCGCCACTACGACGTGCTGGTGGAGAGCTTCCGGCCCGGCGTCATGGACAAACTGGGCGTGGGCGAGTCCGTGCTGCGCGCGGAGAACCCCCGGCTCATCTACTGCGCCATCTCCGGCTACGGGCAGACGGGGCCGGACCGGCTGAAGGCGGGGCATGACTTGAACTACGTGGCCCGCGCCGGCCTGCTGGGCTACGGCGGTGAGTCCGGCGGCGCGCCCGCCTTCCCCGGCGTGCAGATGGGGGACATTGGCGGCGGCAGCCTCTTCGCGCTGGTGGGCATCCTGGCGGCGCTGCATGAGCGTGAGCGCACGGGGCAGGGGCGCTTCGTGGACGTGTCCATGACGGACGGCGCGCTGGCCTTCCTGCACATGCACCTGGCGTCGCGCCTCTACATGGGGACGGAAGGCGCCGCCCTTCAGCGGGGCACGGAGGCGCTCAACGGAGGCTACGCGTGCTACGGCCTGTACCGCACGGCGGATGACCGGTGGCTCGCGGTGGGCGCGCTGGAGCCCAAGTTCTTCGCGGGCGTGTGTGAGCGGCTGGGGCGTCCGGAGCTGCTGGAGGACGCCTACGCCCCGGGCGAGCCCGGCGCGCGCGTGAAGGCGGAGCTGACGCGCCTGTTCGCCGAGCACCCACTGGCGTATTGGCAGGAGCGCTTCGCGGGCTCCGACCTCTGCATCGAGCCCGTGGCGGAAGGGGACGACGTGCTGAAGGACCCGCAGCTCCAGGCCCGGGGCCTCTTCGTGGAGACGGAGGACGCGGTGCTGGGTCGCAAGGTGACGCACCTGCTGACGCCGCTGCGCATGGGCGAGACATCGCTGCGCGCGCCGCCCGCGCTGGGGCAGCACTCGCGGGAGATTCTGGAAGAGGCGGGCTTTACCGCGCAGGAGCTTGCGCGGCTGGGGCACTGA
- a CDS encoding MarR family winged helix-turn-helix transcriptional regulator, with product MRRPDDKPAALANRRGDPGAEGQDLPEDGGSEESHGLLEEDVEASTPESRRLHELLIEFSRYRSLKNPLAGICEDLQLTPTQMHALSWLGNDGPVQVGVLALRVGITRKTITGVVDRLESMGLVERTRDVEDRRAVVVRLTEQGSKVFARIDRGLDASLRRVLSLMSAEDRDAVFGILERMLARLTAEAESAGGTPQAS from the coding sequence ATGCGGCGGCCGGATGACAAGCCGGCCGCGCTCGCGAATCGGCGAGGCGACCCGGGCGCGGAGGGACAAGACCTCCCCGAGGACGGTGGCTCCGAGGAGAGCCACGGTCTGCTGGAGGAAGACGTCGAAGCCTCCACGCCCGAGTCGCGGCGCCTCCACGAGCTGCTGATTGAGTTCAGCCGCTACCGCTCCTTGAAGAACCCGCTGGCGGGCATCTGCGAGGACCTCCAGCTCACGCCCACGCAGATGCATGCGTTGTCGTGGCTGGGGAACGACGGTCCGGTGCAGGTGGGTGTCCTGGCCCTGCGGGTGGGCATCACCCGGAAGACCATCACCGGCGTGGTGGACCGCCTGGAGAGCATGGGTCTGGTGGAGCGGACCCGCGACGTGGAGGACCGGCGCGCTGTCGTCGTGCGCCTCACCGAGCAGGGCAGCAAGGTCTTCGCCCGCATCGACAGGGGCCTGGACGCGAGCTTGCGGCGCGTGCTGAGCCTGATGAGCGCCGAGGACCGCGACGCCGTATTCGGCATCCTGGAGCGGATGCTGGCGCGCCTGACGGCCGAGGCGGAATCGGCCGGCGGCACCCCACAGGCGAGCTGA
- a CDS encoding efflux RND transporter permease subunit yields MLKTFITRPVFTAMLMLAVVVFGVNAYPRIGVDQFPDVEFPVVTVTTVLPGADPESMEKNVSDPLEEALNTLNGVEQLRSINLESVSQIVVRFTLDTKVDVASQDVRDRVQATLSKLPTEIETPVVEKFDIGAAPIMTLSLSGALPIEEMTRVAEDVVKPALQRQAGVGSIDVVGGREREIQIIVDPERLRGFGLAVSDVSQSVKAQNLDVPGGRTMDSGRERVVRLTSEAKSVDELRNIIIANPNGAPVRVRDVADVVDGPEEARSSAKSGDRSAVALVVRKQSGSNTVQVAESIKESLGEVNSLLPEGVRTEMVTDNSRFIRSSIAAVQFDLVLGGFLAVLIVLVFLRNLNSTLVAAIALPVSVVGTFAVMAALGFTFNVVTMLALTLSIGLLIDDAIVVIENIVRHLEDGKTPMQAALEGASQIALAVFAVTLAIVAVFIPVAFMDGTMGMFFYQFGVTVAVAVLISYAVSMTLTPMLSARMLSHHGNPTGISAAVEKVLVATETGYRNILASILRHRAITLVIAVVVLFLTLFMASFLKFTFIPEQDNGNIKLAVELPIGSTLQETQAELDALDAQVRALPGIDSTFATAGGGVQEEVHKGELLINLVPLKDRAFNQGELKTYLRGAITPRSGVTVTVQDIAAVGGGGARTQQIQFNLRGDNWDEVVKAAGQVQAAMRQNPGLVDVDMTFRSGKPQYDVKVDRERAAALGVPAASLGATLRAFLGRDKFGDYREGGETYEIKVALPPQTLASADALGKLTVRSTTGQLVELRNIATITPADGPVQIDRESQKRQITLLANLASGYALSDGITFLNAYAEKELPKTVIYDFEGNAKEMGKAVAAFGSALLLGIILIYMILAAQFESFIHPFTIMMSLPFALIGAIGGLLVTGQAMSMFALIGVIMLMGLVVKNGILLVDFTLQLREEGKTATEALLQAAPVRLRPILMTTIAMIAGMIPVAVAKGDGAETRAPMAITIIGGLVTSTFLTLGVVPVVYSLMDQLTEKFKRRKGPDATSGTPHAVGPKHGAESPSVAAAARVETA; encoded by the coding sequence ATGCTCAAGACATTCATCACCCGCCCTGTGTTCACCGCGATGCTGATGCTCGCGGTGGTCGTTTTTGGCGTCAATGCCTACCCGCGCATCGGCGTGGATCAGTTCCCCGACGTCGAGTTCCCCGTCGTCACCGTCACCACGGTGCTGCCTGGCGCGGACCCGGAGTCGATGGAGAAGAACGTCAGTGACCCGCTGGAGGAGGCGCTCAACACCCTCAACGGCGTGGAGCAGCTGCGCTCCATCAACCTGGAGAGCGTGTCCCAGATTGTCGTCCGCTTCACCCTGGACACCAAGGTGGACGTGGCGTCCCAGGACGTGCGTGACCGCGTCCAGGCCACGCTGAGCAAGCTGCCGACGGAAATCGAAACGCCGGTGGTGGAGAAGTTCGACATCGGCGCGGCGCCCATCATGACGCTGTCGCTGTCGGGCGCGCTCCCCATTGAAGAGATGACGCGCGTCGCCGAAGACGTGGTGAAGCCGGCCCTGCAGCGTCAGGCGGGCGTGGGCAGCATCGACGTGGTCGGTGGCCGTGAGCGCGAAATCCAGATCATCGTGGACCCGGAGCGGCTGCGCGGCTTCGGACTGGCCGTCAGCGACGTGAGCCAGTCGGTGAAGGCGCAGAACCTGGACGTCCCGGGTGGCCGCACCATGGACAGCGGCCGTGAGCGCGTGGTGCGCCTGACGTCCGAGGCCAAGAGCGTGGACGAGCTGCGCAACATCATCATCGCCAACCCCAACGGCGCGCCGGTGCGCGTGCGTGACGTGGCGGACGTGGTGGACGGGCCGGAAGAGGCGCGCTCCAGCGCCAAGAGCGGTGACCGCAGCGCCGTGGCGCTGGTGGTGCGCAAGCAGTCCGGCTCCAACACGGTGCAGGTGGCTGAATCCATCAAGGAGTCCCTGGGCGAGGTCAACAGCCTGCTGCCCGAGGGCGTGCGCACGGAGATGGTGACGGACAACTCGCGGTTCATCCGCTCGTCCATCGCCGCGGTGCAGTTCGACCTGGTGCTCGGTGGCTTCCTCGCGGTGCTCATCGTGCTGGTGTTCCTGCGCAACCTGAACTCCACGCTGGTGGCCGCCATCGCGCTGCCGGTGTCCGTCGTCGGTACCTTCGCCGTCATGGCGGCCCTGGGCTTCACGTTCAACGTCGTCACGATGCTGGCGCTGACGCTGTCCATCGGTCTGCTCATCGACGACGCCATCGTGGTCATCGAGAACATCGTCCGTCACCTGGAAGACGGAAAGACGCCCATGCAGGCAGCGCTCGAGGGCGCCAGCCAGATCGCGCTCGCGGTGTTCGCCGTGACGCTCGCCATCGTCGCCGTGTTCATCCCCGTGGCCTTCATGGACGGGACGATGGGCATGTTCTTCTACCAGTTCGGCGTCACGGTGGCCGTGGCGGTGCTCATCTCCTACGCCGTGTCCATGACGCTCACGCCCATGCTGTCGGCGCGCATGCTGAGCCACCATGGCAACCCCACGGGCATCTCCGCGGCGGTGGAGAAGGTGCTGGTCGCCACGGAGACGGGCTACCGGAACATCCTGGCCAGCATCCTGCGGCACCGGGCCATCACCCTGGTGATCGCCGTGGTGGTGCTCTTCCTCACCCTCTTCATGGCCAGCTTCCTGAAGTTCACGTTCATCCCGGAGCAGGACAACGGCAACATCAAGCTGGCGGTGGAGCTGCCCATCGGCTCCACGCTGCAGGAGACGCAGGCGGAGCTGGACGCGCTGGACGCGCAGGTCCGCGCCCTGCCCGGCATCGACTCCACCTTCGCCACCGCCGGTGGCGGCGTGCAGGAGGAAGTGCACAAGGGCGAGCTGCTCATCAACCTGGTGCCGCTGAAGGACCGCGCCTTCAACCAGGGCGAGCTGAAGACGTACCTGCGCGGCGCCATCACCCCCCGCAGCGGCGTCACCGTCACGGTGCAGGACATCGCGGCCGTGGGCGGCGGCGGCGCCCGCACGCAGCAGATCCAGTTCAACCTCCGCGGCGACAACTGGGACGAGGTGGTGAAGGCCGCCGGCCAGGTCCAGGCCGCCATGCGCCAGAACCCGGGCCTGGTGGACGTGGACATGACGTTCCGCTCCGGCAAGCCGCAGTACGACGTCAAGGTGGACCGCGAGCGCGCGGCCGCCCTGGGCGTTCCGGCGGCCTCGCTGGGTGCCACGCTGCGTGCCTTCCTGGGCCGCGACAAGTTCGGCGACTACCGAGAGGGTGGCGAGACGTACGAAATCAAGGTGGCCCTGCCGCCGCAGACGCTGGCCTCCGCCGACGCGCTGGGCAAGCTGACCGTGCGCAGCACCACGGGCCAGTTGGTGGAGCTGCGCAACATCGCGACCATCACCCCGGCCGACGGCCCGGTGCAGATCGACCGCGAGTCGCAGAAGCGGCAGATCACCCTGCTGGCGAACCTGGCCTCGGGCTACGCGCTGAGCGACGGCATCACCTTCCTCAATGCGTACGCGGAGAAGGAGCTGCCCAAGACGGTCATCTACGACTTCGAGGGTAACGCGAAGGAGATGGGCAAGGCCGTGGCGGCCTTCGGCTCCGCCCTGCTGCTGGGCATCATCCTCATCTACATGATTCTCGCGGCGCAGTTCGAAAGCTTCATCCACCCCTTCACCATCATGATGTCGCTGCCCTTCGCCCTCATCGGCGCCATTGGCGGTCTGCTCGTCACCGGTCAGGCCATGTCGATGTTCGCCCTCATCGGCGTCATCATGCTCATGGGTCTGGTGGTGAAGAACGGCATCCTCCTGGTGGACTTCACGCTGCAGCTGCGTGAGGAAGGCAAGACGGCGACGGAGGCCTTGCTCCAGGCGGCTCCCGTGCGTCTGCGTCCCATCCTGATGACGACCATCGCGATGATCGCCGGCATGATTCCGGTGGCGGTCGCCAAGGGTGACGGCGCGGAGACGCGCGCGCCCATGGCCATCACCATCATCGGCGGTCTGGTGACGTCCACGTTCCTCACCCTGGGCGTGGTGCCAGTGGTGTACTCGCTGATGGATCAGCTCACCGAGAAGTTCAAGCGGCGCAAGGGTCCGGACGCGACGTCCGGTACGCCGCACGCGGTGGGTCCGAAGCACGGCGCCGAGTCGCCTTCCGTGGCCGCCGCGGCCCGGGTGGAGACCGCCTGA